One genomic region from Vibrio cyclitrophicus encodes:
- a CDS encoding response regulator, whose translation MYKTYSQPVMTSAQEMINQKCVMLVDDDPIFRRITSAYLDAIGYKVVEAENGLDALQKLRDSAPDLIVCDLSMPILDGIELVEELSLEYPSLPMIVVSATDDMSDVAKALRFGIKDFLAKPLEDHAHLGSAIANTLKDSFDNISDQRDFSSQWFSVDDGGEIPEDQELHWHLNYLQDNPSAAKDLLHALLPEKDTRQGAWRCSYRLLQSTEMMPLVFDYAWLMNGQFAFYLVDSSSSDNGGSATTLLVRALFHDYIRNRKDFNVDLKDIAEVLEKGIHCSKCATPVDALFGVANLAEGTISILPAGLDGRWSNGEVNQHIAAGERLGENCKKNFITRDLPIEKGCQLSMSLLGSASFSLDIHQGSTD comes from the coding sequence CAGTCAGCCAGTAATGACCTCGGCTCAGGAGATGATCAACCAAAAATGTGTCATGTTGGTTGATGATGACCCCATTTTTCGCCGTATAACCAGCGCGTATTTAGATGCGATTGGTTATAAAGTGGTTGAGGCTGAGAATGGACTGGATGCTTTGCAAAAGCTTAGGGATTCAGCACCAGATTTAATTGTGTGTGACTTATCAATGCCAATTTTGGATGGCATCGAGCTTGTAGAAGAGCTCAGCTTAGAGTATCCATCATTGCCTATGATTGTTGTGTCAGCGACAGACGACATGTCAGATGTCGCTAAAGCATTGCGATTTGGCATTAAAGACTTTTTAGCTAAACCGTTAGAGGATCACGCCCATTTAGGTAGCGCGATAGCTAATACACTCAAAGACTCGTTTGACAATATTTCAGACCAACGAGACTTTTCGAGCCAATGGTTTTCGGTAGATGACGGAGGAGAAATCCCTGAAGATCAAGAATTACATTGGCACTTGAATTACTTGCAAGACAACCCTAGTGCAGCAAAAGATCTATTGCATGCGCTACTTCCGGAAAAAGATACACGACAAGGAGCGTGGCGCTGTAGTTATCGATTGTTGCAATCAACAGAAATGATGCCACTTGTGTTTGATTACGCGTGGCTGATGAACGGGCAGTTTGCTTTTTATCTCGTTGATTCGTCTTCTTCTGATAATGGAGGCTCCGCGACGACCTTACTGGTGAGAGCTCTATTCCACGATTACATCAGGAATAGAAAAGATTTTAATGTTGACCTCAAAGATATTGCTGAGGTTTTGGAGAAAGGGATTCATTGCTCTAAGTGCGCTACGCCAGTTGATGCTTTGTTTGGTGTGGCTAATCTTGCTGAAGGGACTATCTCTATCTTACCTGCGGGTTTAGATGGGCGGTGGTCAAACGGTGAGGTGAATCAACACATTGCTGCAGGTGAGCGTTTAGGTGAAAACTGTAAGAAGAATTTTATTACAAGGGATCTGCCGATTGAAAAAGGGTGCCAGTTGTCAATGAGCTTACTGGGATCGGCAAGTTTTAGCTTAGACATACACCAAGGGTCTACTGATTAA
- a CDS encoding YbaN family protein — protein sequence MAGGLCIFLAVLGIVLPVLPTTPFLLLASACFMRSNPKVHKWMHEHKTLGPLLNNWYQYGAVTKQVKTRGVFFILLSFALSIYFAPIIWVKAFLICVLVILLTWFMRLPTHELVADSKENHYH from the coding sequence ATTGCTGGTGGCCTTTGTATATTTCTCGCAGTTCTAGGGATAGTTTTGCCCGTTCTGCCAACCACTCCTTTTCTCCTTCTTGCCAGCGCCTGCTTCATGCGAAGCAATCCGAAAGTTCATAAATGGATGCATGAGCACAAAACGCTGGGCCCTTTACTGAACAATTGGTATCAATACGGTGCCGTTACCAAACAAGTTAAAACGCGTGGCGTATTCTTTATCTTGTTGAGTTTTGCGTTATCCATCTACTTTGCTCCTATCATTTGGGTCAAGGCTTTCCTAATTTGCGTACTTGTTATTCTTCTCACATGGTTTATGCGACTTCCAACTCATGAGTTGGTTGCTGACAGCAAAGAAAATCACTACCATTAA
- the apt gene encoding adenine phosphoribosyltransferase, whose product MNTEKISLIKASIKSIPDYPKAGILFRDVTSLMEDPAAYKATIDLLAETYKDMGFTKIVGTEARGFLFGAPLALELGVGFIPVRKPGKLPRETVAQSYELEYGTDTLEIHTDAIVEGDKVLMVDDLLATGGTIEATTKLIRQLGGVVEHAAFVINLPEIGGDKRLKGLGLEVFSICEFDGH is encoded by the coding sequence ATGAACACAGAAAAAATCTCTCTGATCAAAGCTAGCATCAAAAGTATCCCTGATTACCCTAAAGCAGGTATTTTGTTCCGTGACGTGACAAGCTTGATGGAAGATCCTGCAGCTTACAAAGCGACTATCGACCTGCTGGCGGAAACATACAAGGATATGGGCTTTACTAAGATTGTTGGTACTGAAGCTCGTGGTTTCCTATTTGGTGCGCCTTTGGCACTTGAGCTTGGTGTTGGTTTTATCCCTGTTCGTAAACCGGGTAAACTGCCTCGCGAAACAGTGGCACAATCTTATGAGCTAGAGTACGGCACAGATACATTAGAAATCCATACCGACGCTATCGTTGAAGGCGATAAAGTACTGATGGTCGATGACTTGCTTGCAACTGGCGGTACGATTGAAGCAACAACAAAGTTGATTCGTCAGCTTGGTGGTGTGGTAGAGCATGCTGCATTTGTAATTAACCTTCCAGAAATCGGTGGTGACAAGCGCTTAAAAGGCCTAGGTCTAGAAGTGTTTAGCATCTGCGAATTCGACGGTCATTAA
- the dnaX gene encoding DNA polymerase III subunit gamma/tau, which yields MSYLALARKWRPTKFKEVVGQAHVLTALENALSQNRLHHAYLFSGTRGVGKTTIGRLFAKGLNCETGITSTPCGECPTCKEIDEGRFVDLLEIDAASRTKVEDTRELLDNVQYKPARGRFKVYLIDEVHMLSRHSFNALLKTLEEPPEYVKFLLATTDPQKLPVTILSRCLQFHLKPISVDNIHEQLDHILEQESVTSESRALGMIAHAADGSMRDALSLTDQAIALGNGNVVTDTVAHMLGTLDTDQAIHLLEAISSKQPQLAMACIQALAENGVEWDGLLSQLATQLHRLAMYQALPSTLDKAQPDAERLELLSKALSPQDIQLYYQIVLKGREDLPLSPTARVGIEMVVLRMLAFRPVEQAAATVITTQSTSPVLAPATQAQSVAQPVNPSTPMAAPRQPAQVQQPVPMQQHTPQQKAIPQPSIQQQPQQNQGQHSDSQGYADHAGYQGYPEQDYPHSQDDAPPAYDERPSDGTDQPQQQQTNYQNQSPVQQPSAAPSAPSVLQEQPARATSPVSGLRHQLRSQRRGSAATENKGSVPKKAKATPAKTSVLDRVAQQHGGSERVSPASLSTSSTENVANDNEPYRWKPSKPVVKEVSKELTPTQIKRALEHIKTPEMVDKLLQESIAQDEWSATIQKLETAKLVEQLALNSVFAKNGTSITLTLRSSQAHLNTDRAQSELLQSLNTVLGEECHLSVEIGDGGETPLELRERLYQGKLKDAFTALENDANVQFIERRFAAELDRDSVRPI from the coding sequence ATGAGCTATCTTGCGTTAGCGCGAAAATGGCGACCAACCAAATTTAAAGAAGTGGTTGGTCAAGCCCATGTTTTAACAGCATTAGAGAATGCCCTTAGCCAGAATAGGTTGCACCATGCGTACTTGTTCAGCGGTACACGAGGTGTCGGTAAGACAACCATCGGTCGTTTGTTTGCTAAGGGCCTCAACTGTGAAACAGGCATTACCTCAACACCTTGTGGTGAATGCCCAACCTGTAAAGAGATCGATGAAGGTCGTTTTGTTGACCTGCTCGAGATTGATGCGGCATCACGAACAAAGGTAGAAGATACCCGCGAGCTTCTGGACAATGTTCAGTACAAGCCTGCACGTGGTCGCTTCAAGGTTTACCTTATCGATGAAGTACACATGCTTTCTAGGCACAGTTTCAACGCACTTCTAAAAACTTTAGAAGAACCGCCTGAATATGTGAAATTCTTGCTCGCAACGACAGATCCACAGAAGCTTCCAGTGACTATTTTGTCGCGTTGTCTGCAATTCCACCTTAAGCCGATCAGCGTGGATAACATTCATGAGCAGCTTGATCATATTCTAGAGCAAGAGAGCGTAACTTCTGAGTCTCGTGCGCTTGGAATGATTGCGCATGCGGCCGATGGCAGTATGCGTGACGCTCTTAGTCTAACAGATCAAGCGATTGCATTAGGCAATGGCAATGTAGTGACAGACACTGTTGCTCATATGCTCGGGACACTTGATACCGACCAAGCGATTCATCTTCTTGAAGCGATTAGCAGTAAACAGCCACAATTAGCGATGGCTTGCATTCAAGCTCTTGCTGAAAATGGCGTTGAGTGGGATGGATTGCTGAGTCAACTTGCGACTCAACTACACCGTTTGGCGATGTATCAAGCTCTGCCGTCTACTTTAGATAAGGCTCAGCCTGATGCCGAAAGGCTGGAACTGCTGAGCAAAGCGTTAAGCCCTCAAGACATCCAACTCTACTACCAGATAGTGCTGAAAGGTCGTGAAGACTTGCCATTATCGCCAACCGCTCGTGTTGGTATTGAGATGGTGGTTCTGCGTATGTTGGCGTTTAGACCGGTTGAACAAGCGGCTGCTACAGTTATCACGACTCAGTCGACAAGTCCTGTGCTAGCGCCTGCTACTCAAGCTCAAAGCGTTGCTCAACCTGTGAATCCATCTACACCAATGGCCGCTCCGAGACAGCCAGCTCAGGTTCAACAGCCCGTTCCGATGCAACAACATACGCCTCAGCAGAAAGCTATACCGCAACCGTCGATACAACAGCAACCGCAGCAGAATCAGGGGCAACATTCAGATTCGCAAGGTTACGCTGATCACGCAGGCTACCAAGGTTATCCAGAACAGGATTACCCGCATAGCCAAGATGATGCGCCACCGGCTTATGACGAACGTCCTAGCGACGGTACAGATCAGCCTCAGCAGCAACAAACGAATTATCAGAACCAGAGTCCGGTTCAACAGCCAAGCGCTGCACCTTCTGCTCCTTCTGTTTTGCAAGAGCAACCAGCGCGCGCAACCTCGCCAGTGAGTGGCTTACGCCATCAATTGCGTTCTCAACGTAGAGGCAGTGCTGCAACAGAAAACAAAGGGTCAGTGCCAAAAAAGGCTAAAGCGACACCAGCTAAAACTTCAGTTCTTGACCGAGTTGCTCAGCAACACGGTGGTTCTGAGCGGGTGTCGCCAGCTTCGTTATCCACTTCTTCTACAGAAAATGTTGCCAATGATAATGAACCTTATCGCTGGAAACCGTCTAAACCTGTAGTGAAAGAGGTGAGTAAAGAGCTTACACCCACTCAGATCAAGCGCGCGTTAGAGCACATTAAGACACCAGAAATGGTTGATAAATTGCTGCAAGAATCTATTGCTCAAGATGAATGGTCCGCCACGATTCAAAAGCTGGAAACAGCAAAGCTTGTTGAACAGTTAGCATTGAACTCAGTGTTTGCTAAAAATGGCACATCAATCACCTTAACGTTAAGATCGAGCCAAGCTCACCTGAATACGGATCGAGCACAGAGTGAGTTGTTACAGTCTCTCAATACCGTGCTCGGAGAAGAGTGTCATTTGAGTGTGGAAATCGGTGACGGTGGAGAAACACCTCTCGAATTAAGAGAAAGATTGTACCAAGGTAAGTTGAAAGACGCGTTTACCGCTTTGGAAAACGATGCCAATGTACAGTTTATTGAGAGGCGTTTTGCTGCCGAGCTCGACAGAGACAGTGTTCGCCCCATATAG
- a CDS encoding YbaB/EbfC family nucleoid-associated protein — protein sequence MFGKGGMGNMMKQAQQMQERMQKLQEEIANMEVTGESGAGLVKVTITGSHSVRRVDIDESLMEDDKEMLEDLIAAAFNDAARRVEETQKEKMAGVTGGMQLPPGMKMPF from the coding sequence ATGTTTGGTAAAGGCGGTATGGGCAACATGATGAAGCAAGCCCAGCAAATGCAAGAGCGCATGCAAAAGCTTCAAGAAGAAATCGCGAATATGGAAGTTACAGGTGAGTCAGGTGCTGGCCTTGTAAAAGTAACCATCACTGGTAGCCACAGCGTTCGCCGTGTTGATATCGATGAAAGCCTAATGGAAGACGATAAAGAGATGCTTGAAGATCTTATCGCTGCTGCTTTCAACGACGCGGCTCGTCGTGTTGAAGAGACTCAAAAAGAGAAAATGGCTGGCGTAACTGGTGGGATGCAACTTCCACCAGGTATGAAGATGCCTTTCTAA
- the recR gene encoding recombination mediator RecR, with the protein MRTSHMLEHLMEALRCLPGVGPKSAQRMAFHLLQRDRKGGLQLADALSQAMTEIGHCNECRTFTEEDTCHICTNPKRQENGQICVVESPADIAAIEATGQYSGRYFVLMGHLSPLDGIGPSDIGLDVLDYRLRRGDITEVILATNPTVEGEATAHYIAELCNAHEVNASRIAHGVPVGGELELVDGTTLSHSLLGRHKI; encoded by the coding sequence ATGCGTACCAGTCATATGCTGGAGCATTTGATGGAGGCCTTACGTTGTCTACCTGGGGTTGGTCCCAAGTCGGCGCAGCGTATGGCCTTTCATTTGTTACAGCGCGATAGAAAAGGCGGCCTACAGTTGGCTGATGCTCTTAGCCAGGCAATGACAGAAATTGGTCATTGTAATGAGTGCCGTACTTTTACTGAAGAAGATACCTGCCATATTTGTACCAACCCTAAACGTCAGGAAAATGGTCAAATCTGTGTAGTAGAGAGCCCTGCAGACATTGCAGCAATTGAAGCAACTGGCCAATATTCAGGCCGTTACTTTGTGTTGATGGGCCACCTTTCGCCACTTGATGGGATTGGTCCAAGTGATATTGGCCTCGATGTTTTGGATTACCGCTTACGTCGTGGTGATATCACAGAGGTTATTCTCGCGACCAACCCAACGGTTGAAGGCGAAGCAACGGCCCATTACATTGCTGAGCTATGCAATGCCCATGAAGTGAACGCAAGTCGAATCGCCCATGGTGTTCCCGTTGGTGGTGAGCTAGAGCTGGTAGATGGCACCACGCTTTCGCACTCCTTACTCGGTCGTCATAAGATATAA
- the aqpZ gene encoding aquaporin Z → MNRYIAEMFGTFWLVLGGCGSAVLAAAFPDVGIGLLGVSLAFGLTVLTMAFAIGHISGCHLNPAVTIGLWSGGRFDGKDVAPYIIAQVIGGIIAGGVLFVIASGQAGFDVVSSGFASNGYGEHSPGDYSLTAALVCEVVMTMVFLFVIMGATDSKAPAGFAPIAIGLCLTLIHLISIPVTNTSVNPARSTGVAVFVGDWAVSQLWLFWIAPIIGAVIGAAIYKAVRGSD, encoded by the coding sequence ATGAATAGGTATATCGCAGAAATGTTTGGTACGTTTTGGTTGGTGTTGGGCGGTTGTGGTAGTGCCGTCTTAGCCGCGGCTTTCCCTGATGTGGGAATTGGCCTACTCGGAGTTTCCCTTGCCTTTGGTTTAACCGTACTCACTATGGCTTTCGCTATTGGTCATATATCCGGTTGCCACCTCAACCCTGCTGTCACCATCGGCCTATGGAGTGGTGGTCGCTTTGATGGCAAAGATGTTGCGCCTTATATTATTGCCCAAGTGATTGGCGGTATTATCGCGGGCGGCGTGCTATTTGTGATTGCTTCTGGCCAAGCAGGTTTTGACGTTGTCTCATCAGGCTTTGCTTCGAATGGTTACGGTGAACACTCACCGGGTGACTATTCGCTAACCGCAGCACTCGTGTGTGAAGTGGTCATGACCATGGTGTTCCTATTCGTGATCATGGGGGCAACCGATTCAAAAGCACCGGCTGGATTTGCACCTATCGCGATTGGTCTTTGTTTAACCTTGATCCACCTTATCAGTATCCCCGTCACTAATACCTCTGTGAATCCTGCTCGAAGTACTGGTGTAGCCGTATTTGTTGGAGACTGGGCTGTTTCGCAATTATGGCTATTCTGGATTGCACCGATTATTGGTGCCGTGATTGGCGCTGCGATTTACAAAGCCGTGCGCGGCTCTGATTAA
- a CDS encoding YkgJ family cysteine cluster protein encodes MECRLGCGACCVAPSITSAIPGMPNGKPAGVRCIQLNEQNLCKLFGLSSRPKVCHQFKACPVICGKTDQEALDNLIELEAIT; translated from the coding sequence ATGGAATGTCGTTTAGGTTGTGGAGCATGTTGTGTCGCTCCAAGTATTACATCAGCTATTCCTGGAATGCCCAATGGCAAGCCTGCGGGCGTGCGATGCATTCAATTAAATGAGCAAAATCTTTGTAAGCTGTTTGGTCTATCTTCGCGCCCTAAGGTGTGCCACCAATTCAAAGCCTGCCCTGTCATTTGTGGCAAGACCGACCAAGAAGCCCTTGATAACCTGATCGAATTAGAAGCGATTACCTAA
- a CDS encoding YcgN family cysteine cluster protein: MTNPFWQEKTLEQMTEQEWESLCDGCGKCCLHKLMDEDSDEVYYTNVACSWLNDKTCSCKDYPNRFTSGEECLKLTRDKIDEFHWLPDICAYRLLSESKPIPEWHPLITGSKTEMHAAGESVRNKVVYEIDVVDWEDHILNHPNR, translated from the coding sequence ATGACGAATCCATTTTGGCAAGAAAAAACACTAGAACAGATGACAGAGCAAGAGTGGGAATCACTGTGTGATGGTTGTGGTAAGTGTTGCCTGCATAAACTAATGGATGAAGATAGCGATGAAGTTTACTACACCAATGTGGCATGTAGCTGGTTAAACGACAAAACATGTTCGTGTAAAGACTACCCGAACCGTTTCACTTCTGGTGAAGAGTGCTTGAAGCTGACTCGTGACAAGATCGACGAGTTTCACTGGCTACCAGATATTTGTGCTTATCGCCTTTTATCAGAATCTAAGCCTATTCCTGAATGGCACCCATTGATCACCGGATCAAAAACAGAGATGCATGCAGCAGGCGAAAGTGTTCGTAATAAAGTGGTGTACGAAATTGATGTTGTCGATTGGGAAGATCACATTTTAAACCACCCGAACCGTTAG
- a CDS encoding alkaline phosphatase, whose protein sequence is MKHFMKPIVTAVVTSTLSFNVLSAEIKNVILMIGDGMGPQQVGLLETYANQAPNSIYKGNKTAIYQLAQEGVIGSSLTHPEDAIVVDSACSATMLATGIYSGSEVIGIDSQGNHVETVLEKAKKAGKATGLVSDTRLTHATPASFAAHQPHRSLENQIASDMLATGADVMLSGGLRHWIPKSTNDKGETYKQLEKLTQGDVYLKSKRKDDRNLLTEAEKDGYQLAFNRNMLDDAKGDKLLGLFAYSGMDDGIAYSNKKKSGERTQPSLKEMTKKALNILSKDEDGFFLMVESGQIDWAGHSNDAGTMLHELLKFDEAIQIVYEWAKDREDTIVIVTADHETGSFGFSYSSNDLPKPQKRSGEAFADRDYAPNFNFGAFDILDGLYNQKQSYYGMISEFQKLDKAQQTPEKLAEIVNKNSEFPITAEQAKNVLASKPNPYRLAQHKYLSAEEVPAINDFDAFFPYNDRGNLLAREQATGQNIVWGTGTHTHTPVNVFAWGPAEKILPVSKIMHHSELGEYIKQQVN, encoded by the coding sequence ATGAAGCACTTTATGAAACCAATTGTTACCGCAGTGGTAACCTCTACACTCTCATTCAACGTACTTTCAGCAGAAATCAAAAATGTCATTCTGATGATCGGCGACGGCATGGGACCTCAGCAAGTTGGCTTATTGGAAACCTACGCAAACCAAGCGCCAAATTCCATCTATAAAGGGAACAAAACGGCCATTTATCAACTTGCTCAAGAAGGGGTTATTGGTTCATCCCTAACGCATCCGGAAGACGCAATCGTAGTGGATTCAGCTTGCTCTGCGACCATGCTTGCAACGGGTATCTACAGCGGTTCAGAAGTGATCGGTATCGATTCACAGGGTAACCATGTTGAGACCGTACTTGAGAAAGCGAAAAAAGCAGGCAAAGCGACCGGCTTAGTGTCCGACACACGCTTAACTCACGCGACCCCGGCTTCTTTCGCCGCTCACCAACCTCACCGTTCTTTAGAGAATCAAATTGCATCTGATATGTTAGCAACGGGCGCTGATGTGATGCTCTCTGGAGGGCTACGTCATTGGATTCCTAAATCGACCAACGACAAAGGTGAAACCTATAAGCAACTTGAGAAACTGACTCAAGGTGATGTTTATCTCAAATCGAAACGTAAAGACGACCGTAACCTGCTGACTGAAGCAGAGAAAGACGGCTACCAACTGGCGTTTAATCGCAACATGCTAGACGACGCTAAGGGCGATAAACTACTTGGCCTATTCGCCTACTCAGGCATGGATGATGGCATCGCTTACAGCAACAAGAAAAAGAGTGGCGAACGAACTCAGCCAAGCCTGAAAGAGATGACAAAAAAAGCGCTCAACATCCTATCCAAAGATGAAGATGGCTTTTTCCTAATGGTTGAAAGTGGCCAAATCGATTGGGCGGGTCACAGTAACGATGCCGGCACGATGCTGCATGAACTGCTCAAGTTTGATGAAGCGATCCAAATTGTGTATGAATGGGCAAAAGATCGTGAAGACACGATCGTGATTGTGACCGCAGACCACGAAACAGGATCTTTCGGTTTCAGCTACTCTTCTAACGACTTACCAAAACCACAGAAACGTTCTGGCGAAGCCTTCGCTGATCGCGACTATGCACCCAACTTTAACTTTGGCGCATTCGATATTCTTGATGGTCTATACAATCAGAAGCAAAGCTACTACGGCATGATCAGCGAATTTCAAAAGCTAGATAAAGCACAGCAAACACCTGAAAAACTGGCCGAAATCGTCAACAAAAACAGTGAGTTCCCTATTACAGCGGAACAAGCGAAAAACGTATTAGCCAGTAAGCCGAACCCATACCGATTGGCTCAGCACAAATACTTGTCAGCAGAAGAAGTACCTGCTATCAACGATTTCGATGCATTCTTCCCATATAACGACCGTGGCAACCTGCTTGCTCGTGAACAAGCAACGGGTCAAAACATTGTTTGGGGTACAGGTACACATACTCACACACCTGTGAACGTGTTTGCTTGGGGCCCTGCTGAGAAAATACTGCCGGTTTCGAAAATCATGCACCACTCAGAATTGGGTGAGTACATTAAACAACAAGTAAACTAG
- a CDS encoding BCCT family transporter codes for MKNTFELIDKPTFFGAIALLLTIVFPLIMFPTQGADWIAVAKTFMTDQLGFLYLALGLAACAFMVYVVFSDMGQIKLGEADEEPEFKTASWAAMLFCGGIGASILYWGCIEWAYYYQSPPFQLEPGSEEAVRWAATYGLFHWGPIAWSIYLIPAIPIAYFFYVRKQPVLKISSALMPVLGEHRSKGVPGKIVDILFIFGLLGGAATTLGLAAPLITEGLNHLFGLPKNNLTQVMVLLVCTAIFAYSSYAGLEKGIKILSNINFWGAMGLLAFVLIAGPTIFMLETGLDSIGRLLSNFFVMATWAEPFGGYGTFENTHFPQDWTIFYWAWWLVFAPSMGLFVARISRGRTIKQMVSGSIFFGSLGCFLFFMILGNYGLSLQLSGELDVVAILNEEGATKAIFSMLAQLPMSTLVIAVFTLLCIIFTATTFDSISYILASVVQNNVTEEPMRWNRMFWAFTLSFLPTILMFLGGLSTLQTAAIVGGLPLLAISVMLMISAVRATSLDLRHQDAYIEPTINIEELPDMDPWSAEGMALAQFEKEKDAAQEAAEHEREAYKALADVKKEIRAYVLEQGAQMETHELPENLQQALEQAENDLSTAQAKKVELSEQAQKARVAFNQVVAELPLA; via the coding sequence GTGAAAAACACTTTTGAGCTTATTGACAAGCCGACCTTTTTTGGTGCGATAGCACTCCTACTCACGATCGTCTTCCCGCTGATTATGTTCCCTACTCAAGGAGCAGACTGGATTGCGGTAGCTAAAACTTTTATGACCGATCAACTCGGCTTTCTATATTTAGCGCTTGGCCTAGCAGCGTGTGCGTTCATGGTTTATGTTGTCTTCAGTGATATGGGACAAATCAAACTTGGCGAAGCGGACGAAGAGCCAGAATTTAAAACAGCATCATGGGCAGCAATGCTGTTCTGTGGTGGTATCGGTGCAAGTATCTTGTACTGGGGCTGTATTGAGTGGGCTTATTACTATCAATCACCTCCTTTCCAACTGGAGCCAGGCAGTGAGGAAGCCGTTCGTTGGGCAGCGACTTATGGTCTGTTCCACTGGGGACCAATCGCATGGTCTATCTACTTGATCCCTGCGATTCCTATTGCTTACTTCTTCTATGTTCGTAAACAACCTGTTCTAAAAATCTCTAGCGCTCTAATGCCCGTTCTTGGTGAACACCGTAGTAAGGGCGTACCGGGAAAGATCGTCGATATCCTATTCATTTTCGGTCTATTAGGCGGCGCAGCCACAACTTTAGGTTTAGCAGCTCCTCTTATCACTGAAGGCCTTAACCACCTATTCGGTCTGCCTAAAAACAACCTAACTCAAGTGATGGTACTTCTGGTTTGTACTGCTATTTTTGCGTACTCATCTTATGCGGGTTTAGAAAAAGGCATCAAGATCCTCAGCAACATCAACTTCTGGGGTGCGATGGGGCTATTGGCTTTCGTTCTGATTGCTGGCCCTACGATTTTCATGCTGGAAACAGGCCTAGATTCAATTGGTCGCCTACTGTCTAACTTTTTCGTGATGGCAACATGGGCGGAACCATTTGGTGGTTACGGAACCTTTGAAAACACGCACTTCCCACAAGATTGGACCATTTTCTATTGGGCATGGTGGCTAGTTTTCGCACCGAGTATGGGCCTATTTGTTGCACGAATCTCTCGTGGCAGAACCATTAAACAAATGGTGTCAGGCTCAATCTTCTTTGGTTCATTAGGCTGTTTCTTATTCTTCATGATCTTAGGTAACTACGGTTTATCTCTACAGTTGTCTGGCGAGCTCGATGTCGTTGCTATCTTGAACGAAGAAGGCGCAACTAAAGCGATCTTCTCGATGCTGGCACAACTGCCAATGAGCACATTGGTGATCGCAGTATTCACACTACTATGTATCATTTTCACTGCGACAACCTTTGATTCTATCTCTTATATTCTGGCTTCTGTAGTTCAGAACAACGTGACAGAAGAGCCGATGCGTTGGAACCGTATGTTCTGGGCATTTACACTTTCGTTCTTACCAACAATCCTGATGTTCTTGGGGGGGTTAAGTACACTACAAACCGCAGCAATCGTAGGTGGTTTACCACTACTAGCGATCTCTGTGATGTTGATGATTTCAGCCGTTCGAGCCACTAGCCTAGATCTACGTCATCAAGACGCGTACATCGAACCAACGATTAACATCGAAGAACTACCAGACATGGATCCATGGTCGGCAGAAGGTATGGCATTAGCACAGTTTGAAAAAGAGAAAGATGCCGCACAAGAGGCAGCTGAACATGAACGTGAAGCTTACAAAGCGCTAGCGGATGTTAAGAAAGAAATTCGTGCTTATGTTCTTGAACAAGGTGCGCAAATGGAAACACATGAACTTCCAGAAAATCTACAACAAGCTCTTGAGCAGGCTGAAAACGACTTAAGTACAGCTCAAGCGAAGAAAGTAGAGTTATCTGAGCAAGCTCAAAAAGCTCGAGTCGCGTTCAACCAGGTGGTTGCAGAACTGCCGCTTGCTTGA